Proteins co-encoded in one Nitratireductor kimnyeongensis genomic window:
- a CDS encoding HNH endonuclease gives MTIAASPDSMPALVLNADYRPLSYYPLSLWSWQDAIKAVFLDRVNIVAEYDQQVSSPSFKMRLPSVISLKTYVKPSRYPAFTRFNVFLRDRFQCQYCGTREDLTFDHVIPRRLGGVTSWENVVAACSPCNLKKGGVMPSRAKMWPQQKPFRPTVQDLHNNGRLFPPNYLHESWMDYLYWDVELEP, from the coding sequence GTGACGATCGCGGCTTCGCCAGACAGCATGCCTGCTCTGGTGCTGAATGCGGACTACAGACCGCTCAGTTACTATCCTTTGTCACTGTGGTCATGGCAGGATGCCATCAAGGCAGTCTTCCTCGACCGGGTCAACATTGTTGCCGAATATGACCAGCAGGTTTCATCCCCTTCTTTCAAGATGAGACTGCCGAGCGTTATCAGCCTCAAAACCTATGTGAAACCGTCGCGTTACCCTGCGTTTACGCGCTTCAACGTGTTTTTGCGCGACCGTTTCCAATGTCAGTATTGCGGCACCCGTGAAGACCTGACCTTCGACCATGTGATCCCGCGCCGACTGGGTGGTGTTACATCCTGGGAGAATGTCGTCGCGGCCTGTTCGCCCTGCAATCTCAAAAAGGGTGGCGTCATGCCGTCCCGTGCGAAGATGTGGCCACAGCAAAAGCCCTTCCGACCCACCGTGCAGGACCTGCACAACAATGGCCGGCTCTTCCCGCCCAACTATCTGCATGAGAGCTGGATGGATTATCTCTACTGGGATGTCGAGCTCGAGCCGTAA
- a CDS encoding disulfide bond formation protein B: MSLTAPTGATQTLSAGLLVIGLAATVSLALGFEHIGGYIPCMLCLEQRTPYYVGVPLMLLALLASWLKAPPLITRGLLLLGAALMLYGMALGVYHSGVEWKWWEGPADCGAGASSQNLGGNLLDQLNAVIPPSCSEAAGRFLGLSFAGWNVLASGFWAFIALRAAFKR; the protein is encoded by the coding sequence ATGTCCCTCACCGCTCCCACCGGTGCTACACAAACACTGAGCGCCGGATTGCTTGTGATCGGTCTGGCCGCAACCGTGAGCCTGGCGCTCGGCTTCGAGCATATCGGGGGCTACATTCCCTGCATGCTGTGCCTTGAGCAACGCACACCCTACTATGTGGGCGTGCCCCTGATGTTGCTCGCGCTTTTGGCTTCATGGCTGAAGGCCCCTCCGCTTATCACGCGCGGACTGTTGCTCTTGGGCGCTGCACTGATGCTCTATGGCATGGCGCTGGGCGTTTATCATTCGGGCGTCGAGTGGAAATGGTGGGAAGGCCCGGCCGATTGCGGTGCCGGTGCTTCCAGCCAAAACCTCGGCGGCAATCTGCTAGACCAGCTGAACGCGGTGATCCCCCCATCCTGCAGCGAAGCCGCGGGACGGTTTCTGGGGCTGTCATTTGCCGGCTGGAATGTGCTCGCGAGCGGATTTTGGGCGTTCATTGCGCTGCGAGCGGCGTTCAAACGCTAG
- a CDS encoding YqaA family protein, which translates to MLRKLYDWTMSLAATRHAEKALGSVSFIESSVFPIPPDVLLIPMVLSERAKWLRYALICTVSSVFGALLGYAIGAFLYETVGQPILAFYGKENAFEQVASWYNEWGGWGVLFAAVTPFPYKVLTIFSGATGLNLLVFVVVSVLGRGLRFFLVSWLLYKFGAPIRTFIEKNLGLLFTLFMVLLIGGFVAIRYIF; encoded by the coding sequence ATGCTTCGCAAACTTTACGACTGGACCATGTCGCTCGCAGCCACACGGCATGCGGAGAAAGCGCTCGGTTCCGTGTCTTTCATTGAAAGTTCGGTCTTCCCCATTCCTCCGGATGTTCTGTTGATCCCGATGGTTCTGTCCGAGCGCGCAAAATGGCTGCGTTATGCGCTGATCTGCACGGTGAGTTCCGTTTTTGGTGCGCTCCTCGGCTACGCCATCGGAGCCTTTCTCTATGAGACGGTGGGGCAGCCGATCCTGGCCTTCTACGGCAAGGAGAATGCCTTTGAGCAGGTGGCCAGCTGGTATAATGAATGGGGAGGCTGGGGCGTTCTTTTCGCTGCGGTTACGCCATTCCCCTACAAGGTGCTGACCATTTTTTCAGGCGCTACGGGGCTCAATCTTCTGGTGTTCGTTGTCGTTTCTGTACTCGGACGTGGCCTTCGTTTCTTCCTCGTTTCCTGGCTTCTCTACAAGTTCGGCGCGCCGATCCGAACGTTTATAGAGAAGAACCTTGGCCTTCTTTTCACCCTTTTCATGGTTTTGCTCATCGGTGGTTTTGTCGCCATCCGATATATTTTCTAG
- a CDS encoding AMP-binding protein encodes MLERRESYRQLYDGFRWSIPQTFNIGVAISNAWALREPERIALFEHRENACPATLTYGELATLSDSLALGLAKTGIRRGDRVALLLPQSFETAIAHAAIYKLGAIAVPLALLFGPEALEYRLFSAGAAAVITTSDGLAKIARIRHRLPALQLVICVEGAGGGAEDLHKLIADNSGPFAAADTGPDDPAMMIFTSGTTGPPKGALHGHRVLLGHLPGVQFHHEFLPQTHDRMWTPADWAWAGGLLNVLLPGLYLGTPVVAGRFEKFDPQTALDLMERMKVRNAFIPPTALRMLKAVSGIRRRFDLSLRTIGSGGEALGRETFEWARTELGLHINEFYGQTECNLVLSSCHALGVGKPGAIGFPVPGHRVAIIDEQGSPVRDGEAGDIAVLRPDPVMFLGYWENETATREKFVGDWMTTGDQGIRDEEGYVHFVGRDDDVITSAGYRIGPTEIEDCLTAHPKVALAAAVGKPDPVRTEIVKAYIVLHEGIEPSDALANEIRLWVRERLSAHEYPREIAFVESMPLTTTGKVIRRLFRERARNE; translated from the coding sequence ATGCTTGAACGGCGCGAAAGCTATCGGCAGCTTTACGATGGGTTCCGCTGGAGCATCCCCCAGACTTTCAACATCGGTGTCGCAATCTCGAACGCATGGGCTCTGCGGGAGCCTGAGCGTATTGCGCTCTTCGAGCATCGCGAGAATGCCTGCCCTGCAACGCTGACTTATGGAGAGCTCGCAACACTATCGGATAGCCTCGCGCTCGGGTTGGCAAAGACCGGCATAAGGCGGGGAGACCGGGTAGCACTTCTGTTACCGCAGTCGTTCGAAACTGCAATCGCCCATGCTGCCATCTACAAGCTGGGCGCTATTGCCGTACCCCTTGCCCTTCTTTTTGGCCCGGAAGCTCTCGAATATCGACTTTTCAGCGCTGGAGCGGCAGCCGTCATCACGACCAGCGACGGGCTTGCGAAAATCGCCCGCATACGCCATCGGCTACCGGCACTGCAATTGGTCATCTGCGTCGAAGGCGCAGGCGGCGGAGCGGAAGACTTACACAAGCTGATTGCAGATAATTCCGGTCCCTTTGCCGCTGCCGACACCGGCCCTGACGACCCGGCCATGATGATCTTCACCTCCGGCACCACCGGCCCGCCGAAAGGCGCCCTCCACGGACATCGTGTTCTGCTCGGACACCTGCCCGGCGTCCAGTTTCACCACGAATTCCTCCCCCAGACCCACGACCGTATGTGGACGCCTGCTGATTGGGCCTGGGCCGGCGGTCTTCTCAATGTCCTTTTGCCGGGGCTCTATCTCGGGACGCCGGTCGTAGCGGGCCGGTTCGAAAAATTCGATCCTCAAACAGCACTCGACCTGATGGAGAGGATGAAGGTGCGCAACGCCTTCATCCCGCCGACAGCGCTGCGCATGCTGAAGGCGGTGTCGGGCATTCGCAGACGTTTCGACCTTTCGTTGCGCACCATCGGCTCCGGCGGAGAGGCTTTAGGACGCGAGACCTTCGAGTGGGCCCGCACCGAACTGGGACTGCACATCAACGAATTCTATGGTCAGACCGAATGCAATCTGGTCCTTTCGTCCTGCCATGCGCTGGGGGTTGGCAAACCCGGTGCCATCGGATTTCCCGTTCCCGGCCATCGCGTTGCAATCATCGATGAACAGGGCAGCCCTGTTCGCGATGGTGAGGCCGGGGATATTGCCGTGCTGCGGCCCGACCCGGTGATGTTTCTCGGATACTGGGAAAACGAAACGGCCACACGAGAGAAATTCGTCGGAGACTGGATGACCACGGGCGATCAGGGCATCCGCGACGAAGAAGGTTATGTTCATTTCGTGGGGCGCGACGACGATGTCATCACATCGGCTGGATACCGCATCGGCCCGACCGAGATCGAAGACTGCCTGACCGCTCATCCCAAGGTGGCACTGGCTGCAGCCGTGGGCAAGCCGGATCCCGTTCGAACCGAGATCGTCAAGGCCTACATTGTTCTCCATGAAGGCATAGAGCCCAGCGACGCGCTGGCGAATGAGATACGCCTATGGGTCAGGGAGCGTCTTTCAGCCCATGAATATCCCCGGGAGATTGCCTTCGTGGAATCCATGCCCCTGACCACGACCGGCAAGGTAATCCGTCGCCTGTTCCGGGAGCGCGCAAGAAACGAATAG
- a CDS encoding putative bifunctional diguanylate cyclase/phosphodiesterase: MRRRTASRVVQTVLSIGMVALAVAALYISVLVFQRQEALTQIFRYNIAYSASQGMNELLRFRQRLTAMLVEPPQASKQDVELRYQIMVSRLSLFEQGEFVNFVSVMPENRETVEQLAAALRQIDGFIDDIDQRENAQLALDLTAPLETKMVALASKANEYGATAQAKDQGELLRLHWLFSALALSLVITGFIFIAMLRWQHRLQISVQQRLKATNEDLLRTSAELSDSAQAARRANEELITQNLLFNTALNNMSHGLCMFDAEGRLIVSNQKMERIYGLTQQQLKLGTSLNALIGHMVEAGASAEEEAEQLAHLQTRLIEQNRSDTLTQELRDGRTILISHQPMRGGGWVATYEDITERHKAQAQVAYMARHDTLTDLPNRLMMREQLEEILASDNQRGFSTAVMCVDLDNFKSINDTLGHPVGDALLRAVAGRIRNTVREADAVARLGGDEFVVVQGNIEKPEQASTLAKRLIDALDEPYIIEGHQVLTGASVGIAVAAPGREAADDLLMQADVALYQAKGDGRGVFRFYEDGMNKRLQRRRALEAELRSANLDEQFHLVFQPIIGLGTNKVTTFEALLRWTHPVHGSVPPDEFIGIAEDTGAIVQLGEWVLRQVCLEMKSLPDDISIAANLSPMQFKRDDIVETVARVLVETDTPANRLELEITETLLLEDNRKLHADLRRLRQLGTRISLDDFGTGYSSLSYLQKFAFDKVKIDRLFIKEITKSADQAAIVQTIVNLAFTLGMTTVVEGVEMEEQLRIIRAMGCDEAQGNLFSKPILAKDIAAFLDEHKRRRYAA, translated from the coding sequence ATGAGGCGCCGCACAGCATCGCGCGTGGTGCAGACAGTGCTGTCCATCGGGATGGTCGCGCTGGCCGTTGCGGCGCTCTATATTTCGGTTCTGGTTTTTCAGCGCCAGGAAGCTCTGACGCAGATCTTTCGCTACAATATCGCCTATAGCGCGAGCCAGGGCATGAATGAGCTTCTGCGTTTCCGGCAGAGGCTGACAGCCATGCTGGTCGAGCCGCCGCAGGCCAGCAAGCAGGATGTGGAACTGCGTTATCAGATCATGGTGAGCAGGCTCAGCCTCTTTGAGCAGGGCGAGTTTGTGAACTTTGTCTCTGTTATGCCCGAGAACCGGGAAACAGTGGAGCAACTCGCTGCTGCGTTGCGGCAGATCGACGGCTTCATAGACGATATTGATCAACGTGAGAACGCGCAGTTGGCGCTTGACCTCACGGCTCCCCTCGAAACCAAGATGGTGGCCTTGGCGTCCAAGGCGAACGAGTATGGAGCGACAGCCCAGGCCAAGGACCAGGGGGAGCTTCTCAGGCTCCATTGGTTGTTTTCTGCTTTGGCGCTTTCGCTTGTCATCACAGGCTTCATCTTCATTGCGATGCTGAGGTGGCAACATCGGTTGCAGATCAGTGTTCAGCAAAGGCTCAAGGCGACCAATGAGGACCTCCTGCGTACAAGTGCGGAATTGAGCGACAGCGCGCAGGCGGCACGGCGCGCGAATGAAGAGCTGATCACCCAGAACCTTCTGTTCAACACAGCGCTGAACAACATGTCTCACGGTCTTTGCATGTTCGATGCAGAGGGCCGACTTATTGTCAGCAATCAGAAAATGGAGCGGATCTACGGTCTGACGCAACAACAGCTCAAACTTGGGACCTCACTGAACGCTCTGATCGGTCATATGGTGGAAGCTGGTGCCAGTGCGGAGGAGGAAGCGGAGCAGCTGGCGCACTTGCAAACGCGGCTCATTGAGCAGAACCGCTCAGACACGCTGACACAGGAGCTGAGAGACGGGCGCACCATCCTCATTTCACATCAGCCAATGCGGGGCGGCGGCTGGGTGGCCACCTATGAAGATATCACCGAACGCCACAAGGCTCAGGCCCAGGTGGCCTATATGGCCCGCCACGACACACTGACCGACCTGCCAAACCGCTTGATGATGCGCGAGCAACTGGAGGAGATCCTCGCCAGCGACAACCAGCGTGGCTTCTCCACGGCGGTCATGTGCGTTGATCTCGACAACTTCAAAAGCATCAATGACACGCTCGGGCATCCGGTCGGTGATGCGTTGCTCCGAGCGGTGGCCGGGCGGATCCGAAATACGGTGCGCGAAGCAGATGCGGTGGCGCGCCTTGGCGGCGATGAGTTCGTCGTGGTCCAGGGCAACATTGAAAAGCCCGAGCAGGCAAGCACTCTGGCCAAACGCCTTATAGATGCACTCGACGAGCCGTATATCATCGAAGGACATCAGGTGTTGACCGGCGCGAGTGTCGGCATTGCTGTTGCCGCTCCGGGGCGTGAGGCGGCGGACGATCTGCTGATGCAGGCCGACGTGGCGCTGTATCAGGCCAAGGGGGATGGCCGGGGCGTTTTCCGGTTCTATGAAGATGGAATGAATAAGCGCCTTCAGCGGCGAAGAGCGCTCGAAGCCGAACTTCGTTCAGCCAATCTGGACGAACAGTTCCATCTCGTGTTTCAACCGATCATCGGGTTGGGCACGAACAAGGTGACGACGTTTGAAGCCTTGTTGCGTTGGACACACCCTGTTCATGGCTCCGTTCCGCCCGACGAGTTCATCGGGATCGCGGAAGACACTGGCGCGATTGTCCAATTGGGTGAATGGGTTTTGCGGCAGGTCTGCCTGGAGATGAAATCCCTGCCCGACGATATTAGCATCGCGGCCAACCTGTCTCCCATGCAGTTCAAACGGGATGATATCGTCGAAACCGTAGCGCGTGTTCTGGTGGAAACAGACACGCCGGCAAACCGGCTTGAACTCGAGATTACCGAAACGCTTCTGCTTGAGGACAATCGAAAATTGCATGCAGACCTCCGGCGGCTGCGCCAGCTTGGCACGCGCATTTCGCTCGATGATTTCGGCACCGGGTATTCATCACTCAGCTACCTGCAAAAGTTCGCTTTCGACAAGGTGAAGATCGACAGGCTTTTCATCAAGGAAATTACCAAAAGCGCGGATCAGGCCGCCATCGTTCAGACCATCGTCAATCTGGCTTTCACACTCGGTATGACCACGGTTGTCGAAGGTGTCGAGATGGAGGAACAGCTGCGCATCATCCGCGCGATGGGATGCGACGAGGCGCAGGGTAACCTCTTCAGCAAGCCGATCCTTGCCAAGGACATTGCCGCTTTCCTTGACGAGCACAAACGCCGGCGCTACGCAGCCTGA
- a CDS encoding molybdopterin-dependent oxidoreductase — protein MYNKKLAGGWFAVAAILLFSFVTSAFAQDAALPEPQGDVILTIDGNIGATNGDGVADFDLAMLEALKSVKIRTSTPWFDGAVEFEGALLSELMALVKASGEEVVVTALNDYQAPVPIADFAAHGTILAYKRDGNYMPISDKGPLFIIYPYDSDPEINTQKYYSRSVWQVRRFTVR, from the coding sequence ATGTATAATAAAAAGCTCGCGGGAGGCTGGTTTGCGGTAGCAGCAATATTGCTCTTCTCGTTCGTCACTTCCGCTTTCGCTCAGGACGCCGCCCTGCCCGAACCGCAAGGGGATGTCATTCTGACCATTGATGGCAATATCGGCGCAACCAATGGTGATGGCGTTGCCGATTTCGACCTTGCAATGCTCGAGGCGCTCAAGTCCGTGAAAATTCGGACGAGCACTCCCTGGTTCGATGGTGCCGTGGAGTTTGAAGGCGCTTTGCTCTCCGAGTTGATGGCCCTTGTAAAGGCCAGCGGTGAGGAGGTGGTTGTCACCGCGCTGAACGATTACCAGGCACCGGTCCCGATTGCTGATTTTGCAGCGCATGGCACCATTCTCGCATACAAGCGTGATGGAAATTACATGCCGATCAGCGACAAGGGTCCACTCTTCATCATTTATCCGTACGATTCCGATCCGGAAATCAATACGCAGAAATACTATTCGCGTTCCGTTTGGCAGGTTCGACGCTTTACCGTCCGGTAG
- a CDS encoding 6-pyruvoyl trahydropterin synthase family protein has product METYKEFTFEAAHKLEPYSGLHGHSFKVSVHLVGDPDPIYGWAANLYEVEKQIDEIHKILDHTYLNDIEGLSVPSLENLAKWIYDKLAEKSPTLHRVELKRGAEGQAEGCIYQPAKAA; this is encoded by the coding sequence GTGGAAACGTACAAAGAGTTCACCTTCGAGGCAGCTCACAAACTGGAGCCTTATTCAGGCCTTCACGGTCATTCCTTCAAGGTTTCCGTCCATCTCGTCGGCGATCCGGACCCTATCTATGGCTGGGCTGCCAACCTTTACGAGGTAGAGAAGCAAATCGACGAAATACATAAAATCCTCGACCATACCTATCTGAATGACATCGAAGGCCTCTCCGTGCCCTCGCTCGAGAATCTGGCCAAATGGATTTACGACAAGCTGGCTGAGAAATCCCCGACGCTCCACCGAGTGGAACTGAAACGGGGCGCAGAGGGGCAGGCAGAAGGCTGCATTTACCAGCCAGCCAAAGCCGCCTAG
- the tlpA gene encoding thiol:disulfide interchange protein TlpA, which produces MSKQKQKFPALRLVVLAVAVGAIAGAIAVYVKGGLDGNTAATTIVAEADAAACSAKQTKARTVGDAATGHVAAMLAADPPRSLNNLGFNGPDGDPMTMADFSGKVVLMNLWATWCTPCREEMPALDALQAAKGSDRFEVVAVNVDRGDDEKPTTFLQETGIEELSYYRDASMKIFNDLKSQGLALGLPVTLLIGEDGCLLAHMNGPAEWASPDAEKLVDAALSDPK; this is translated from the coding sequence ATGTCGAAGCAGAAACAAAAATTCCCGGCACTCCGTCTGGTCGTCCTGGCTGTCGCCGTGGGCGCCATCGCGGGTGCGATTGCGGTATACGTGAAGGGCGGGCTGGATGGCAACACGGCGGCGACGACGATTGTAGCCGAAGCCGACGCTGCGGCCTGTTCCGCAAAGCAGACCAAAGCCAGAACCGTGGGCGATGCGGCAACGGGTCACGTCGCGGCGATGCTTGCCGCTGATCCTCCCCGGTCACTCAATAACCTCGGCTTCAACGGGCCGGACGGCGACCCGATGACGATGGCGGACTTTTCGGGAAAGGTCGTTTTGATGAACCTTTGGGCAACCTGGTGCACGCCTTGCCGGGAAGAGATGCCGGCACTCGACGCGCTGCAGGCCGCAAAGGGGTCTGACAGATTCGAGGTGGTTGCGGTGAATGTGGATCGCGGCGATGATGAAAAGCCCACCACCTTCCTGCAGGAAACCGGTATCGAGGAGCTTTCCTATTACCGGGATGCATCCATGAAGATTTTCAATGATCTGAAGAGCCAGGGGTTGGCACTGGGGCTGCCGGTAACACTGCTTATTGGCGAAGACGGATGCCTGCTGGCGCATATGAACGGCCCAGCGGAATGGGCAAGCCCGGATGCTGAGAAGCTGGTGGACGCGGCTCTTTCGGATCCGAAATAA
- the argH gene encoding argininosuccinate lyase produces MSEDQASNRMWGGRFASGPDAVMEAINASIGFDKKLYAQDIRGSLAHAAMLAKTGIISAEDEKKIAHGLNTILSEIEAGKFTFSAQLEDIHMNVEARLAELIGPAAGRLHTARSRNDQVALDFRLWVKEELQRIDAALGGLIEAFLTRAEEHAASVMPGFTHLQSAQPVTFGHHMMAYVEMFGRDRSRVRDAIERLDESPIGVAALAGTGFPVDRHMTAEALGFREPTRNSIDTVSDRDFALEFLSVSAICATHLSRLAEEIVIWSTPQFGFVRLSDSFSTGSSIMPQKKNPDAAELIRAKTGRINGDLIALLTVMKGLPLAYSKDMQEDKEAVFDAAETLDLMLAAMTGMVGDMEINTAAMKKAAGAGFSTATDLADWLVREAGLPFREAHHVTGRAVALAEEKKCGLEKLALEDLKAINPAIHDGVFSVLSVGNSVKSRTSYGGTAPSEVRRQIRYWKKRLKRDATPAKKR; encoded by the coding sequence ATGAGCGAAGACCAAGCCAGCAACCGCATGTGGGGTGGACGTTTTGCCTCAGGACCCGATGCCGTCATGGAAGCGATCAACGCATCCATCGGCTTCGACAAGAAGCTTTACGCCCAGGACATTCGCGGCAGTCTGGCCCATGCCGCAATGCTGGCGAAGACTGGCATAATTTCGGCGGAAGACGAAAAAAAGATCGCTCACGGGCTGAACACGATCCTGTCAGAGATCGAGGCCGGCAAGTTCACCTTCTCCGCGCAGCTTGAAGACATCCACATGAATGTGGAGGCTCGACTGGCGGAGCTGATCGGCCCCGCCGCCGGCCGCTTGCACACGGCGCGATCACGCAATGATCAGGTGGCGCTCGATTTCCGGCTCTGGGTCAAGGAAGAGCTGCAGCGCATCGATGCCGCTCTTGGCGGCCTGATCGAAGCATTCCTCACCCGTGCCGAAGAGCACGCGGCCAGCGTGATGCCGGGCTTCACGCATCTACAGTCGGCGCAGCCAGTAACGTTCGGCCACCACATGATGGCCTATGTCGAAATGTTCGGCCGCGACCGTTCCCGTGTCCGCGATGCCATCGAACGGCTGGATGAAAGCCCCATCGGCGTGGCTGCACTCGCCGGCACCGGTTTTCCCGTCGACCGCCACATGACAGCCGAAGCACTCGGTTTCCGCGAGCCGACGCGCAACTCCATCGACACTGTTTCGGATCGCGATTTCGCGCTTGAGTTCCTTTCGGTGTCCGCCATCTGTGCAACGCACCTCTCGCGCCTGGCAGAAGAAATCGTCATCTGGTCGACCCCACAATTCGGGTTCGTGCGCCTGTCCGACTCCTTCTCCACCGGCTCTTCCATCATGCCGCAGAAGAAGAACCCGGACGCTGCCGAGCTGATCCGCGCCAAGACCGGCCGCATCAATGGCGATCTCATTGCCCTTCTGACTGTCATGAAAGGCCTGCCGCTCGCTTATTCCAAGGACATGCAGGAAGACAAGGAAGCCGTCTTCGACGCGGCCGAGACGCTTGACCTCATGCTTGCCGCCATGACCGGCATGGTCGGCGACATGGAGATCAACACGGCAGCCATGAAGAAGGCAGCCGGAGCCGGCTTCTCAACCGCGACCGACCTTGCCGACTGGCTAGTGCGCGAGGCGGGCCTGCCGTTCCGCGAGGCCCATCACGTGACGGGTCGCGCCGTGGCGCTTGCCGAGGAAAAGAAGTGCGGGCTGGAAAAACTAGCACTTGAAGACCTCAAGGCGATCAACCCGGCCATTCACGATGGCGTTTTCTCGGTTCTGTCGGTCGGCAATTCCGTGAAAAGCCGCACCTCCTATGGCGGAACGGCACCTTCGGAAGTGCGTCGCCAGATCCGTTACTGGAAGAAACGCCTCAAACGGGATGCAACGCCCGCCAAAAAGCGCTAA
- the lptM gene encoding LPS translocon maturation chaperone LptM, whose protein sequence is MTARRTLTLVMLGLALGLAACGRKAPLDSPYEAAVDARKEAERNDQPMPPAPEKPVEDRPFILDGLL, encoded by the coding sequence ATGACGGCCCGCCGCACGCTCACCCTTGTCATGCTCGGTCTCGCGCTCGGCCTTGCCGCCTGCGGGCGCAAGGCACCGCTCGATTCGCCTTACGAGGCGGCAGTGGATGCGCGCAAGGAAGCCGAACGCAACGACCAACCCATGCCTCCGGCACCGGAGAAACCGGTTGAGGATCGCCCCTTCATTCTCGACGGTCTGCTCTAG
- the lysA gene encoding diaminopimelate decarboxylase, with the protein MNHFEYRDGVLHAEDVAVPAIAQAVGTPFYCYSTATLTRHYRVFSEAFEGLEALVCYAMKANSNQAVLTTLARLGAGMDVVSEGELRRALAAGVPAGKILFSGVGKTAREMDVALQAGILCFNVESMPELEQLSARATALGLTANVSLRINPDVDAKTHKKISTGKAENKFGIGWKDARAAYARAAELPGLNVTGIDMHIGSQITELQPFDDAFALLTDLTEALRADGHAIEHVDLGGGLGVPYADDGDQPPLPTAYAEVVRKHMQKLGLKVMLEPGRLIAANAGILVSEVIYVKEGEAKNFVIVDAAMNDLIRPTLYEAFHSIRPVAEPQKEAGSMIADVVGPVCETGDYLALDRKLPLLKAGDLIAIGSAGAYGAVQASTYNSRPLVPEVLVNGDRFHVIRTRPSHEQLIDLDSIPHWLTD; encoded by the coding sequence GTGAATCATTTCGAATATCGTGACGGTGTGCTCCATGCCGAAGACGTTGCGGTGCCTGCCATTGCACAAGCCGTCGGCACACCGTTCTATTGCTACTCCACGGCCACGCTGACACGCCACTATCGCGTCTTCTCGGAAGCTTTCGAAGGTCTCGAAGCGCTTGTCTGCTACGCCATGAAGGCGAACTCCAACCAGGCGGTTCTGACCACGCTCGCCCGCCTCGGCGCAGGTATGGATGTGGTCTCCGAAGGCGAGTTGCGCCGTGCGCTGGCGGCCGGTGTTCCCGCCGGCAAGATCCTCTTTTCCGGTGTCGGCAAAACCGCGCGTGAAATGGATGTCGCGCTCCAAGCCGGCATTCTCTGTTTCAACGTCGAATCGATGCCCGAGCTTGAACAGCTCTCCGCGCGCGCAACCGCGCTGGGGCTAACCGCCAATGTGTCGCTGCGCATCAACCCGGACGTCGATGCCAAAACCCACAAGAAGATCTCCACCGGTAAGGCAGAGAACAAGTTCGGCATCGGCTGGAAGGATGCCCGCGCCGCCTATGCGCGCGCCGCCGAACTTCCGGGCCTCAACGTGACTGGCATCGACATGCATATCGGCAGCCAGATCACCGAGCTGCAGCCCTTCGACGACGCGTTCGCGCTGTTGACCGATCTGACCGAGGCCCTGCGCGCCGACGGCCACGCCATTGAGCATGTGGATCTCGGCGGCGGGCTTGGTGTTCCCTATGCGGACGATGGCGATCAGCCTCCCCTTCCAACCGCCTATGCCGAAGTCGTGCGCAAGCACATGCAAAAGCTCGGGCTAAAGGTCATGCTCGAGCCGGGACGTCTAATTGCTGCCAATGCCGGCATTCTCGTCTCCGAAGTGATCTATGTGAAGGAAGGCGAAGCGAAGAACTTTGTCATCGTCGATGCAGCGATGAACGACCTCATCCGCCCGACGCTCTATGAAGCTTTCCATTCCATCCGGCCCGTCGCCGAGCCTCAAAAGGAGGCCGGAAGCATGATCGCCGACGTTGTGGGCCCGGTCTGTGAAACCGGCGACTATCTCGCACTCGACCGGAAGCTTCCTCTTCTCAAAGCCGGTGATCTGATCGCCATAGGCTCTGCCGGCGCCTACGGCGCTGTTCAGGCAAGCACCTACAATTCGCGCCCACTGGTGCCTGAAGTGCTCGTGAATGGCGACCGCTTTCATGTGATTCGGACCCGGCCCAGCCACGAACAGCTGATTGACCTTGATTCGATCCCGCATTGGCTCACGGATTGA